In Pseudoalteromonas sp. '520P1 No. 423', the following proteins share a genomic window:
- a CDS encoding efflux RND transporter periplasmic adaptor subunit, whose translation MKLSRWLTTIFIIAVTVAGLGFVKFQQIQAAIAMGESFPEPSATVNSITTSTTAYQVSEKATGQVSATQVVQLQNELSGIITTVNFTAGQKVKKGQLLLALNTVEEKAQLDAANANLALAGNNFDRMKKLFSQNKVSQQEFDTANAQLKVNKANAENLKAIINKKHIIAPFDGVVGLDTYQVGQFIATNSIITTLIGSETTIWIDFQLAQTKAKLAINDQIMIKAINDPLENYKLAKVIAKNSQINNKSRHMKYRAELIDGRQWYEHNEIVDIKILSTNKQLMLVPNSAVSRNQNGDYLFTLEKDNNQAYRAHRVQVELGKRLKDQQIIKSGIEVGKKIATEGAFKLREGLLVYPKEEIALKSNVSTGA comes from the coding sequence ATGAAATTATCTCGTTGGTTAACCACCATTTTTATTATTGCAGTTACAGTTGCTGGTTTAGGGTTTGTTAAATTTCAACAAATTCAGGCTGCAATCGCTATGGGTGAATCCTTCCCAGAACCCTCAGCAACAGTTAATAGCATAACCACATCAACAACAGCTTACCAAGTTAGTGAAAAAGCAACTGGCCAGGTTTCTGCAACTCAAGTTGTTCAATTGCAAAACGAACTGTCTGGCATAATCACAACCGTTAACTTTACTGCAGGCCAAAAAGTAAAAAAAGGACAATTACTTTTAGCTTTAAATACAGTTGAAGAAAAAGCACAGCTAGACGCAGCGAATGCTAATTTAGCACTAGCTGGTAATAATTTCGATCGAATGAAAAAACTATTTTCGCAAAACAAAGTCAGCCAACAAGAGTTTGATACTGCAAACGCGCAATTAAAAGTTAATAAAGCAAACGCAGAGAATCTTAAAGCGATTATTAACAAAAAACATATTATCGCACCATTTGATGGTGTTGTTGGCTTAGATACATATCAAGTCGGTCAATTTATAGCAACAAATTCAATTATTACAACATTAATAGGCAGTGAAACCACTATTTGGATTGATTTCCAGTTAGCCCAAACTAAAGCAAAACTCGCAATTAACGATCAAATAATGATTAAAGCAATCAATGATCCCCTTGAAAATTATAAATTAGCAAAAGTCATTGCCAAAAATAGTCAGATCAATAACAAATCAAGACATATGAAGTACAGAGCCGAACTGATCGATGGTCGTCAATGGTACGAGCATAATGAAATAGTCGACATTAAAATTCTAAGCACAAATAAACAACTTATGTTAGTGCCAAATTCAGCTGTGAGTCGTAATCAAAATGGCGACTATCTTTTCACTTTAGAAAAAGACAACAACCAAGCGTATCGCGCGCATCGTGTACAGGTAGAATTAGGCAAACGGTTAAAGGATCAACAAATAATCAAATCTGGTATTGAGGTAGGTAAAAAGATAGCAACAGAAGGTGCATTTAAATTACGTGAAGGCCTATTAGTTTACCCCAAAGAAGAGATAGCCCTTAAATCCAATGTTAGTACTGGAGCATGA
- a CDS encoding TetR/AcrR family transcriptional regulator: MAPAPKYSPQEQEEIILNAAAECIAETSLLDFTMSSISKAAKLSMGSIYKHVQCKEDIIFALATRVFHYQSNIFKQILAMDLTTPEKIAAIALLNPTKIQVYPFDSQLESFAANDLVISRASSLWTDKMIKANEECEKVFNKCMHQAAYSGELTLNGNTDQMIEEINLGCWALLMGYQYVGRIVQIRHISDGTDSLNEPLAIDAPAIRSLQRLINSYQWKALLDSNGISKVANLLIEQNLR, encoded by the coding sequence ATGGCTCCAGCACCTAAATATAGTCCTCAAGAACAAGAAGAAATTATTTTAAATGCAGCAGCAGAATGTATTGCTGAAACTTCACTTTTAGATTTTACAATGTCGTCTATATCAAAAGCGGCTAAGTTATCTATGGGTTCAATTTACAAACATGTGCAATGTAAAGAAGATATTATTTTCGCCTTAGCAACAAGAGTTTTTCACTACCAAAGTAATATTTTCAAACAAATTTTAGCTATGGATCTAACAACGCCAGAAAAAATTGCCGCCATCGCTTTGCTCAACCCAACAAAAATTCAGGTATACCCTTTTGATAGTCAATTAGAGTCATTTGCAGCCAACGATCTTGTGATCAGTCGTGCCTCATCACTTTGGACTGACAAAATGATCAAGGCAAATGAAGAATGTGAAAAAGTATTTAATAAATGCATGCACCAGGCAGCTTACTCTGGAGAATTAACATTAAATGGCAATACTGATCAAATGATTGAGGAAATCAATCTGGGTTGTTGGGCACTACTAATGGGTTACCAATATGTCGGCCGCATTGTTCAAATTCGACATATATCAGACGGGACTGACTCATTAAATGAGCCACTAGCAATTGATGCCCCTGCGATAAGAAGCTTACAAAGACTCATTAATTCATACCAATGGAAAGCACTACTTGATTCAAATGGTATCTCTAAAGTTGCCAATCTATTAATTGAACAAAATTTAAGATAA
- a CDS encoding pre-peptidase C-terminal domain-containing protein: MNIKNTIITSFKAVFLKLSLMILACALSYNVHANISELIKVEIPPLTKRDIIYNHDEMLNFNIKNYLNSNAPHLNQYAEIISHHAGRTSISPQLIMSLIEFKTQLISSFNSGKYIDKPFGLLSNKVGFSQQVEDITTKLNTLLFSSTVSTSRQNKITDAHAKIAIQSLLSLSPESLDAKRIIEIKSVLFSSYKNAFPIMAVSDVVSTDVPNLPPVDLLQFPFPVGESWHVGGTHSYEAAIDYSNGGGWGSDVSHLWVSASAPGTVIIHSSCSIEVIHDGGWSTSYYHVDNIRNQNHDRVERNQAIANYANNSAQALCQGGWSGGPHAHVTLKKNGTPFSLNGVTLSGYKVHAGNSDYDTNCNNYWLEKNGQKFCSAWFTNPGVGSVEPIEVITLINNQITNNLIATKGQLKYYKIDLPTNIKSFKVKTSGGTGNVDIFVNKGAIASEQHHNCKAKNINNNDECTITTPEQASWYVTLSATTKYENVSLQISYNEVVEPIVTNLINNQLLNNLTADKNESRLFKIAIPENARNLSVKLFGGSGDVDLYLRKAVTPTEKLYDCRSYNNANTENCLISEPTSDTWYILLLAYKAYNGVSIEVNYIEKEAEQVVVPLSKGQVISDLSASKNESKHFKINIPIGATNFTVNTIGSSGDVDIYLAKNMIATSSIKTTECSYGTGSQEQCLISKPSEGDWYILLHAYNAYKNVTLQASYSPHSETTDSKLSNNEIKSGISLDTAKLSYYTIEVPIDAKNLTISTFGGSGDADLYIKHASNPTITNYKCRSNSDGNSETCVVDNPSVGVWFIMLKAYSRFSDLNLQAKYTTSMNNTSGSLMKNNISILVGRWQYYAVNIPEDMSYFSVRTSDGTGNADLYLRKENKPTYTQNICRSNGSDNTENCNISTPSAGVWYIGIFAYGSSASGVNLHATWE; this comes from the coding sequence ATGAATATAAAAAATACAATAATAACAAGTTTTAAAGCAGTATTTTTAAAGCTTAGTTTAATGATATTAGCATGCGCACTTTCTTATAATGTGCATGCTAATATCAGTGAATTAATAAAAGTTGAAATACCACCCCTAACTAAAAGAGATATTATTTATAACCATGATGAAATGCTGAATTTCAATATTAAAAATTATCTGAATTCAAATGCACCTCATTTAAATCAGTATGCTGAAATAATCTCACATCATGCTGGCCGCACTTCAATTAGCCCCCAATTGATAATGTCTTTAATTGAATTTAAAACACAGCTAATTTCAAGCTTTAATTCTGGAAAATATATTGATAAACCTTTTGGATTACTTTCTAATAAAGTTGGTTTTTCACAGCAAGTAGAAGACATAACTACAAAATTAAATACTCTTTTATTTTCAAGTACAGTAAGTACAAGCCGACAAAATAAAATAACCGATGCACATGCAAAAATTGCAATACAAAGTTTATTATCTTTGTCTCCTGAATCGCTAGATGCGAAAAGAATAATAGAAATTAAAAGTGTATTGTTTTCATCATATAAAAATGCATTTCCAATTATGGCTGTTAGTGACGTTGTAAGCACTGATGTGCCAAACTTACCACCCGTAGATTTATTGCAGTTTCCATTTCCTGTTGGCGAGTCTTGGCACGTGGGTGGTACTCATAGTTATGAAGCCGCAATTGATTATAGCAATGGTGGTGGTTGGGGCTCTGATGTTTCACATTTATGGGTTTCAGCATCAGCGCCAGGCACTGTTATTATTCATTCATCATGCTCAATAGAAGTGATTCATGACGGTGGTTGGTCAACGAGTTATTATCATGTTGATAATATAAGAAATCAAAATCATGATCGTGTTGAGCGTAATCAAGCGATTGCGAATTATGCTAATAATTCAGCACAAGCTTTATGTCAAGGAGGTTGGTCTGGAGGCCCTCACGCCCATGTTACCTTGAAAAAAAATGGTACGCCTTTTAGCTTAAATGGTGTCACACTCTCAGGTTATAAAGTACATGCTGGTAACAGTGATTATGATACAAATTGTAATAATTACTGGCTAGAAAAGAATGGCCAAAAATTTTGCTCTGCGTGGTTTACTAATCCAGGTGTGGGTTCAGTTGAGCCTATTGAGGTGATTACGCTAATTAATAACCAAATTACAAATAATTTAATCGCAACAAAAGGACAATTAAAATATTACAAAATAGATTTACCTACCAATATTAAATCATTTAAAGTCAAAACATCAGGTGGTACTGGTAATGTTGATATCTTTGTTAATAAAGGGGCTATAGCCTCAGAACAGCACCATAATTGCAAAGCAAAAAATATCAATAATAATGATGAATGTACTATTACCACCCCAGAACAAGCTAGTTGGTATGTTACTTTATCCGCGACAACTAAATATGAGAATGTGAGTTTACAGATCAGTTATAACGAAGTAGTGGAACCCATTGTAACGAATTTGATAAACAATCAATTATTAAACAACTTAACTGCCGATAAAAATGAATCTAGACTATTTAAAATTGCAATACCTGAAAATGCGCGTAATTTAAGTGTCAAATTATTTGGTGGTAGTGGTGATGTTGATTTATATCTTCGAAAGGCAGTTACACCCACAGAAAAGTTATATGATTGCCGTTCATATAATAATGCAAATACAGAAAACTGTTTGATTTCCGAACCTACTTCTGACACGTGGTATATTTTATTGCTAGCTTATAAAGCTTATAACGGCGTTTCTATAGAGGTAAATTATATTGAAAAGGAGGCTGAACAAGTTGTTGTCCCTTTGAGTAAAGGACAGGTTATCTCAGATTTATCTGCAAGTAAAAATGAATCTAAACACTTTAAAATCAACATTCCAATTGGAGCGACTAATTTTACAGTCAATACTATTGGTAGTTCTGGTGATGTCGATATATATTTAGCTAAAAATATGATTGCAACAAGCAGTATTAAAACTACAGAATGCAGTTATGGTACAGGCAGTCAAGAGCAATGTTTAATATCAAAGCCAAGCGAAGGGGATTGGTACATTTTACTTCATGCGTATAACGCATATAAAAATGTGACTTTACAAGCATCATATTCGCCTCATAGTGAAACGACTGACTCTAAACTCAGCAACAATGAAATAAAGAGTGGGATCTCTTTAGATACTGCAAAGTTATCGTATTATACAATTGAAGTACCTATCGATGCTAAAAATCTAACTATTAGTACATTTGGTGGCTCGGGCGATGCAGATCTATATATTAAACATGCTAGTAATCCAACAATTACAAATTACAAATGCCGTTCCAATAGTGATGGTAATTCTGAAACTTGTGTTGTTGATAATCCAAGTGTTGGCGTTTGGTTCATAATGTTAAAAGCATACAGTCGTTTTAGTGATTTAAATCTTCAAGCTAAGTATACCACATCAATGAATAATACAAGTGGATCACTTATGAAAAATAACATTTCAATTTTAGTTGGTCGGTGGCAGTATTACGCAGTTAATATACCAGAAGATATGAGTTATTTTTCAGTGCGAACATCTGATGGAACAGGTAATGCAGATCTTTATTTGAGAAAAGAGAATAAACCAACTTACACTCAAAATATTTGCCGTTCTAACGGAAGTGATAATACTGAAAATTGCAATATATCAACACCTTCAGCGGGAGTTTGGTATATTGGTATATTTGCATATGGTAGCAGTGCATCAGGAGTTAACTTACATGCTACTTGGGAATAA
- the katG gene encoding catalase/peroxidase HPI, with amino-acid sequence MLKKSLPIAAAISVALSSMMISPAAVATTEAKTNQFWWPEQLNLSPLRQHSVESNPYGEQFNYAKEFATLDLKQLKKDIQTTLTDSKTWWPADWGHYGPLMIRMAWHSAGVYRVHDGRGGASGGQQRFDPLNSWPDNANLDKARRLLWPVKQKYGRKISWADLMVLSGNVALESMGFKTFGFAGGRADDWEPDLVYWGPETKMLSDKRRDKKGKLKGPLAAVEMGLIYVNPEGPHGKPDPLLAANDIRMSFARMAMNDEEIVALIAGGHTLGKAHGAKKPNKCVGAEPAAANIESQGLGWKNKCGTGVGADTITSGLEGAWTVTPTQWSSNYLDNLMNFNWVLTKSPAGAKQWFPDNKAAANLVPDAHIPNKRNAPIMFTTDIALKEDPEFRKIVLRFQKDPSEFDKAFAKAWFKLTHRDMGPRARYVGTEVPSEVLSWQDPIPSIDHKLITKKDINSLKKQILSSGIDNSELVKIAWAAASSHRITDMRGGANGARINLAPQNTWAVNNPKQLKTVLTKLKSIQAKFNKRSSNKQISLADLIVLSGASAIENAAKQAGHNITVPFTPGRADATQAQTDVKSFNYLKPTADGFRNYYSDESYMSPAEMLIDKANTLGLNVPEMTVLVGGMRVLNANYDGSALGVFTNKPGVLTNDFFVNLLDMSTIWTKDNIPGIYLGRDRASGKLKFQATPVDLIFGSNTELRAIAEVYASDDANKKFVNDFVAAWVKVMQLDRFDLK; translated from the coding sequence ATGTTAAAAAAATCACTCCCTATCGCAGCTGCTATCTCTGTTGCCCTCTCATCTATGATGATTTCTCCAGCAGCAGTAGCGACTACTGAAGCAAAAACCAATCAATTTTGGTGGCCTGAGCAACTAAACTTAAGCCCGCTTCGCCAACACAGTGTCGAATCAAATCCTTATGGCGAACAATTCAATTATGCTAAAGAGTTTGCAACGCTTGATTTAAAACAATTAAAAAAAGACATTCAGACAACACTGACAGATTCAAAAACCTGGTGGCCCGCTGATTGGGGGCATTATGGCCCATTAATGATCCGAATGGCCTGGCATAGTGCTGGGGTTTATCGTGTTCATGATGGTCGTGGTGGCGCATCTGGTGGACAACAAAGGTTTGACCCGCTTAATAGCTGGCCAGATAATGCCAATTTAGATAAGGCACGTCGATTATTATGGCCTGTAAAACAAAAGTACGGTCGTAAAATATCTTGGGCCGATTTAATGGTACTGTCAGGCAATGTCGCCCTTGAATCTATGGGTTTTAAAACCTTTGGTTTTGCCGGTGGCAGAGCCGATGATTGGGAGCCAGATCTAGTTTACTGGGGCCCTGAAACAAAAATGCTATCAGATAAACGCCGCGATAAAAAAGGCAAATTAAAAGGCCCACTTGCAGCCGTTGAAATGGGTTTAATTTATGTTAATCCTGAAGGCCCACATGGCAAACCAGACCCATTATTAGCAGCAAATGACATTAGAATGTCATTTGCTCGCATGGCGATGAATGATGAAGAAATAGTCGCTTTAATTGCTGGCGGTCATACTTTAGGTAAAGCACATGGCGCTAAAAAGCCAAATAAGTGTGTTGGTGCCGAGCCCGCTGCAGCCAATATTGAATCGCAAGGTTTAGGTTGGAAAAATAAATGTGGTACAGGTGTTGGTGCTGATACCATAACAAGCGGTTTAGAAGGCGCTTGGACAGTCACACCAACACAATGGTCATCTAATTATTTAGATAACCTAATGAACTTTAATTGGGTATTAACTAAAAGCCCAGCAGGCGCTAAACAGTGGTTCCCAGATAACAAAGCTGCCGCCAACTTAGTACCTGATGCGCATATTCCAAATAAGCGTAATGCACCTATTATGTTTACTACCGATATCGCATTAAAAGAAGACCCCGAATTTAGAAAAATCGTTTTACGTTTTCAAAAAGACCCTTCTGAATTTGATAAAGCATTTGCCAAAGCATGGTTTAAATTAACCCACCGTGATATGGGCCCTCGTGCTAGATATGTTGGCACAGAAGTACCAAGTGAAGTTTTATCTTGGCAAGATCCTATTCCAAGCATTGATCATAAACTTATCACCAAAAAAGATATTAATAGTCTTAAAAAGCAAATTTTAAGCTCTGGCATAGATAATTCAGAACTGGTAAAAATAGCATGGGCTGCCGCTTCTAGCCATCGAATAACCGATATGCGAGGTGGTGCAAATGGTGCGCGTATAAATCTTGCTCCACAAAATACTTGGGCTGTAAATAACCCTAAGCAGTTAAAAACAGTACTAACAAAACTCAAATCAATCCAAGCTAAGTTCAATAAAAGATCGTCAAATAAACAGATTTCACTTGCTGATTTAATTGTTTTAAGTGGTGCTTCTGCAATTGAAAATGCAGCCAAACAGGCTGGCCATAACATTACAGTACCATTTACACCGGGACGTGCTGATGCGACACAAGCTCAAACTGATGTTAAATCATTTAACTATTTAAAACCGACAGCCGATGGTTTTAGAAATTACTATTCTGATGAAAGTTACATGTCACCAGCAGAAATGTTAATTGATAAAGCAAATACGCTTGGTTTAAACGTGCCAGAAATGACAGTGCTGGTTGGTGGTATGCGCGTGTTAAATGCAAACTATGATGGTTCGGCATTAGGTGTATTTACTAACAAACCGGGTGTGTTAACCAATGATTTTTTTGTAAACTTATTAGACATGTCTACCATATGGACAAAAGATAATATACCTGGCATTTATTTAGGGCGTGATCGTGCTTCGGGTAAACTTAAGTTTCAAGCAACGCCAGTTGATCTCATATTTGGTTCAAACACTGAACTCAGAGCAATAGCTGAAGTATATGCATCAGATGACGCTAATAAAAAGTTTGTAAATGACTTTGTAGCCGCTTGGGTTAAAGTCATGCAACTAGATAGATTTGATTTAAAGTAA
- a CDS encoding hydrogen peroxide-inducible genes activator, translating into MISLKQLHYALAIEKTLHFKKAAEACNVSQSALSTAINELEKQLDITIFERNNKQVLITNEGKLILDKARKVKIELDELLQIPQISKKAFSAPMSIGVIPTIGPYLLPKVLPEVRAKYPEFKLKIIEEQSHVLVDMVRNGELDAAILALPYPIEGLMSFDFWREDFYWVCHKDECPSKVQEITNEELEIDKLMLLKDGHCLKEHALAACSLQNKNQESDFDSASLHTLIQMVAGKLGTTLVPQMALDQLTYNESELRAIHLNEPGPHRTIALVIRPNYVRTKELTLLQSIFTEQLSEKCGLKN; encoded by the coding sequence ATGATTTCATTAAAACAATTACACTATGCATTAGCGATTGAAAAAACGCTGCACTTTAAAAAAGCGGCAGAAGCGTGCAACGTATCGCAATCGGCTTTAAGTACAGCAATCAATGAACTGGAAAAACAGTTAGATATCACCATTTTTGAGCGAAATAACAAGCAAGTTTTAATCACCAATGAAGGCAAGTTGATTCTAGATAAAGCACGAAAAGTAAAAATAGAATTAGATGAATTATTGCAAATCCCTCAGATCAGCAAAAAAGCATTTTCTGCGCCTATGAGTATCGGCGTGATCCCAACAATAGGGCCATATTTACTACCAAAAGTTTTGCCTGAAGTACGTGCTAAATACCCTGAATTTAAACTTAAAATAATTGAAGAACAATCTCATGTGCTGGTGGATATGGTTCGCAATGGCGAGCTTGATGCGGCTATTTTAGCATTGCCTTATCCAATTGAGGGTTTGATGAGCTTTGACTTTTGGCGAGAAGATTTTTATTGGGTGTGTCACAAAGATGAATGCCCAAGTAAAGTGCAAGAGATCACCAATGAAGAGTTAGAAATTGATAAATTAATGTTATTAAAAGACGGGCACTGCTTAAAAGAGCACGCATTAGCCGCATGTAGTTTACAAAATAAAAATCAAGAGTCTGATTTTGATTCCGCCAGTTTACATACTTTAATTCAAATGGTTGCAGGTAAATTAGGTACTACCTTAGTGCCACAAATGGCATTAGATCAACTTACTTATAATGAATCAGAACTGCGAGCGATACACTTAAATGAACCAGGACCACATAGAACAATCGCTTTAGTGATCAGGCCAAATTATGTGAGAACGAAAGAATTAACGTTATTACAAAGTATTTTTACGGAACAACTATCTGAAAAGTGTGGTTTAAAAAACTGA
- a CDS encoding GNAT family N-acetyltransferase, whose translation MSKIITTSDRLIIREKAIEDSEFILQHYNEPLFIKNIADKKIYTLEDAKQFLINGPIKSYQENGFGMFLIVLKDSNTPIGSCGLMKRDNTDDIDLGYALMSDYHKQGYVLEAAKAVLAFAKNEIKLTHILGYTTLDNTDSMNVLKKLGFSELGESKLAGYDTPSIKFSLEL comes from the coding sequence ATGAGTAAAATAATTACCACATCAGACAGGTTAATAATCAGAGAGAAAGCTATAGAAGATAGTGAGTTTATTTTACAACATTATAACGAACCATTATTTATAAAAAATATCGCGGATAAGAAAATTTATACTCTAGAAGATGCCAAGCAATTCCTTATTAATGGGCCAATAAAAAGCTATCAAGAAAATGGCTTTGGCATGTTTTTAATCGTATTGAAAGACTCTAATACGCCTATTGGTTCTTGTGGACTAATGAAGCGAGACAATACTGATGACATCGATTTAGGCTATGCACTTATGAGTGATTATCATAAGCAAGGGTATGTGCTTGAAGCTGCAAAGGCAGTGCTGGCATTTGCAAAAAATGAAATAAAACTGACTCATATTCTTGGTTATACCACTTTAGATAATACAGATTCTATGAATGTATTAAAAAAACTTGGCTTTAGTGAATTAGGTGAAAGTAAGTTAGCTGGTTACGATACACCGAGTATTAAATTCTCTCTCGAACTTTAA
- a CDS encoding GNAT family N-acetyltransferase codes for MEFNKKAIADLEPNQAEVNFSVFARNDMNEVIGGVRCTCYWNTLHIEVLWLSKSCRGQGIVNKLVKQAELFAIENGCEKAFVETTSWQAKPFYEKAGYEHVATLPDRPKGHASQYLTKML; via the coding sequence ATTGAGTTTAATAAAAAAGCAATTGCAGATCTTGAGCCAAATCAAGCTGAAGTTAACTTTTCAGTATTTGCTCGAAATGATATGAATGAAGTAATAGGTGGAGTACGTTGTACCTGTTACTGGAATACATTGCATATAGAAGTATTATGGCTTTCAAAATCCTGCAGAGGGCAAGGCATAGTTAATAAACTTGTAAAACAAGCAGAGCTGTTTGCCATCGAAAACGGCTGTGAAAAAGCATTTGTAGAAACTACAAGCTGGCAAGCAAAACCTTTTTATGAAAAGGCTGGTTATGAACATGTAGCCACTTTGCCTGATAGACCAAAAGGGCACGCATCTCAGTATTTAACTAAAATGTTATAA
- the ggt gene encoding gamma-glutamyltransferase, producing MVQQKRLLVKKIALSALLVMSASQLSAATKSHIDDSAAIIRYDTIHHPVIGEDGMVSSQRMLASEIGAQILAQGGNAIDAAVATGIALAVALPRAGNLGGGGFMLAYIAEEDKTIAIDYREMAPKKAHRDMFLDKDGDVDNKKARFSHLSSGVPGTVAGLSYALEKYGTMSWKQVVTPAIKLAEQGILVSYDLSENLKSRKAWLTSNKATAEAYFKAGGDAYQVGETLVQSDLAWTLKRLAEKGPSEFYQGEIAKRIVKDMAKNGGLITLDDMKSYKVAQREAITTTYNGYQVASMPPTSSGGVHVAQMLNILEHFPIKEMGYGSADATHLLSEVMKLAYADRSEYLGDPDHFDVPIKGITSKLYAKELANKISLSKAKPSSEIKPGNPAPYESPDTTHFSVMDKYGNAVSNTYTLNFSYGSGIVIPGTGILMNNEMDDFSSKPGVPNGFGLIGGEANSIAPYKRPLSSMTPTMIFKDDKPYVVTGSPGGSRIITTVLQVLINVMDHDMNIATAVHAPRVHHQWLPDRLELEPGFSPDTLKLLQGKGQNIKQGKTMGSVQSIMFDNGLFYGVSDPRRPDAGTVAVKL from the coding sequence ATGGTACAACAAAAACGCCTCTTAGTTAAAAAAATAGCATTAAGTGCGCTATTAGTAATGAGTGCAAGTCAGTTAAGTGCAGCAACAAAAAGTCATATTGATGATAGCGCAGCAATTATTCGATATGACACTATACATCATCCTGTTATCGGGGAAGATGGCATGGTTTCAAGCCAACGTATGCTCGCAAGTGAAATTGGTGCACAGATATTAGCGCAAGGTGGAAATGCAATTGATGCTGCAGTTGCAACAGGTATTGCTTTGGCTGTGGCATTACCAAGAGCGGGGAACTTAGGTGGTGGTGGCTTTATGCTTGCGTATATTGCTGAAGAAGATAAAACGATAGCAATCGATTATCGCGAAATGGCACCTAAAAAAGCACATAGAGATATGTTTTTAGATAAAGACGGCGATGTAGATAATAAAAAAGCACGTTTTAGTCATTTATCATCGGGTGTACCAGGTACTGTTGCAGGTTTGTCATATGCTTTAGAAAAGTATGGCACTATGAGCTGGAAGCAAGTAGTCACACCTGCAATAAAACTCGCTGAACAAGGTATTTTGGTATCATATGATCTATCCGAAAACCTGAAAAGCCGTAAAGCTTGGCTTACTTCAAACAAAGCAACTGCCGAGGCATATTTTAAAGCGGGTGGCGATGCTTACCAAGTAGGTGAAACCTTAGTGCAATCAGACCTTGCTTGGACTTTGAAACGCCTTGCTGAAAAAGGGCCATCAGAGTTTTATCAGGGTGAAATTGCCAAACGTATTGTAAAAGATATGGCTAAAAACGGTGGTTTAATCACGCTTGATGACATGAAAAGCTACAAAGTAGCTCAAAGAGAAGCGATCACAACAACTTATAATGGTTACCAAGTTGCTTCTATGCCACCAACAAGCTCAGGTGGTGTACACGTAGCTCAAATGCTTAATATTCTGGAACATTTTCCTATAAAGGAAATGGGGTATGGCAGTGCTGATGCAACACATTTATTATCTGAAGTAATGAAGCTCGCTTACGCAGATAGAAGTGAGTATTTGGGAGATCCCGATCACTTTGATGTGCCAATTAAAGGTATCACTAGTAAGCTTTACGCAAAAGAGTTAGCAAATAAAATTTCACTTTCAAAAGCTAAACCTTCAAGTGAGATAAAACCAGGTAATCCAGCACCTTATGAGAGCCCAGATACAACACATTTCTCTGTAATGGATAAATATGGCAATGCGGTATCAAACACTTATACGCTTAATTTTTCATATGGCTCTGGCATTGTGATCCCTGGCACTGGCATATTGATGAATAACGAAATGGATGACTTTTCTTCAAAACCTGGTGTGCCAAATGGTTTTGGCTTAATTGGCGGCGAAGCGAATTCAATTGCGCCATATAAACGTCCACTTAGCTCAATGACACCGACTATGATTTTTAAAGATGATAAACCTTATGTAGTTACAGGTAGTCCAGGTGGTAGCCGCATTATTACAACTGTTTTACAGGTTTTAATTAATGTCATGGATCATGATATGAACATTGCTACTGCAGTTCATGCGCCTAGAGTGCATCATCAATGGTTACCTGATAGATTAGAGCTAGAACCTGGGTTTAGCCCTGACACTTTAAAATTATTACAAGGTAAAGGACAAAATATTAAGCAAGGTAAAACGATGGGTAGTGTGCAATCTATTATGTTTGATAATGGTTTGTTTTATGGCGTATCAGATCCTCGCAGGCCTGATGCCGGCACAGTTGCTGTTAAACTCTAA